A stretch of Triticum aestivum cultivar Chinese Spring chromosome 1D, IWGSC CS RefSeq v2.1, whole genome shotgun sequence DNA encodes these proteins:
- the LOC123181640 gene encoding fluoride export protein 1 isoform X1 translates to MMEDSSTRSHVSEGNRLGYVRSESMDSAGHPSAARSGSLLSRRSSRPSSRGSISLSREMGDSILNSMRHSLQSADQLLGDADSSALAQVIDSGDRVLALEDEADEDMANTLDQHKFGPVRDNRIHGYSSHVTGLPAPESSLEPKGESSSGKVEQYVLSRRLDYASYLIHLAAFGLFGVFTRYGLQKLFGPGCLALTSNQSPLYLDLPSNMLGSFLMAWFGIIFKTDIRHISEHLIVGITTGYMGSLTTFSGWNQAMVSMSSKDHWAYAIAGIVLGMFIVNESIRVGAETGERLRSWILKCIKENSSIGSTCNWEHLKVNTRTKHFVLIAVMMILLSFVWVLSIVLAIIKVRNLDDGAVLWLGCSVAPPGVWLRWYLARLNGQGIGKQRSLKWLPIGTLVANVLAAGIMASLAVTAKAVNTKHSTTVLNGIQFGFLGCLSTVSTFAAEIYAMRSSGQVGRAFVYAAATFVLSFVLGTLVYSVPVWVKHYQ, encoded by the exons ATGATGGAGGACTCTTCAACTAGGAGCCATGTTTCTGAGGGGAATCGGCTGGGCTATGTAAGAAGTGAATCCATGGATTCCGCTGGCCATCCTTCGGCTGCTAGGTCAGGCTcactgctaagcaggagaagtagCAGGCCCAGTTCAAGGGGATCCATCAGCCTCTCTCGTGAGATGGGCGACTCGATCCTGAACTCAATGAGGCATTCCCTTCAGTCAGCAGACCAGTTGCTAGGTGATGCTGATAGCTCGGCTTTGGCTCAGGTCATTGACAGTGGTGACCGAGTGCTAGCCTTGGAAGATGAGGCCGATGAAGATATGGCAAATACATTGGATCAACATAAGTTCGGTCCTGTCCGAGATAATCGAATCCATGGCTACAGCTCACATGTCACAGGTCTGCCAGCACCTGAGTCTTCTCTGGAGCCAAAGGGCGAGAGCTCATCAGGCAAG GTTGAACAATATGTGCTTTCTCGGAGGCTAGATTATGCTTCTTACCTGATCCATTTAGCTGCCTTTGGATTATTTGGG GTATTTACAAGGTATGGGCTCCAAAAGCTGTTCGGCCCAGGCTGCCTGGCACTCACCTCCAACCAAAGCCCGTTGTACCTTGATCTTCCATCAAACATG CTAGGATCCTTCCTGATGGCCTGGTTTGGGATCATCTTTAAGACAGACATTCGGCACATATCTGAACATCTCATTGTTGGAATCACAACCGGATACATGGGAAGCCTTACCACCTTCAGTGGGTGGAATCAAGCGATGGTTAGCATGTCTTCCAAAGACCATTGGGCATATGCCATAGCTGGCATAGTATTAG GAATGTTCATCGTCAATGAGTCCATCAGGGTGGGCGCCGAAACAGGTGAGCGCCTACGAAGCTGGATCCTGAAATGCATCAAGGAAAATAGTTCAATAGGAAGCACATGTAACTGGGAGCACCTGAAAGTCAACACTAGGACTAAACATTTTGTGCTTATAGCAGTTATGATGATTTTGCTTTCTTTTGTGTGGGTTCTGAGCATCGTGTTGGCCATAATAAAGGTGCGCAATCTTGATGATGGCGCTGTACTATGGTTGGGGTGCTCGGTTGCGCCTCCGGGCGTTTGGTTACGCTGGTACTTGGCAAGGCTCAATGGCCAGGGAATCGGCAAACAGAGATCCCTCAAATGGCTGCCCATTGGGACACTTGTAGCCAATGTTCTTGCTGCAGGTATCATGGCATCACTGGCTGTGACCGCCAAAGCG GTGAATACAAAGCATTCGACAACTGTTCTTAATGGCATACAGTTTGGTTTCCTCGGCTGCTTGAGCACAGTGTCTACTTTTGCTGCTGAAATCTACGCTATGCGAAGCAGCGGACAGGTTGGTAGAGCCTTTGTCTATGCTGCAGCGACCTTCGTGCTCTCTTTCGTGCTGGGAACTCTGGTATACTCTGTGCCAGTATGGGTCAAGCATTACCAATAG
- the LOC123168931 gene encoding uncharacterized protein At5g43822, with translation MEAMVRKVQQRVRKAREETERWDDLNSRLLSQFSNATTIITRLPVLGDAKNYGVLRCVPNIREDLLGKQMESLELIFVLMRETLEEFSGIAKGLSKVLRDTNQMVRGGSALTAKQLQLQVGILPTIADCLDGLRTLSDMHQAEYALKSSIISLLTWTSSSSDIAAMRQLLVEQPNIPKDEVQSIFDIIFADEIC, from the exons ATGGAGGCTATGGTGCGGAAGGTGCAGCAGAGGGTGAGGAAAGCGCGGGAGGAGACGGAGCGGTGGGACGACCTCAACTCCCGCCTCCTCTCCCAGTTCTCCAACGCCACGACCATCATCACCCGCCTTCCG GTACTTGGAGATGCTAAAAACTATGGTGTCCTGCGGTGTGTGCCCAACATCAGGGAGGATCTCTTGGGGAAGCAGATGGAGAGCCTGGAGCTCATCTTTGTTTTGATGAGGGAGACTCT GGAGGAGTTCAGTGGCATTGCCAAAGGTTTGAGTAAGGTGCTGCGTGATACTAATCAGATGGTGAGGGGTGGATCGGCACTCACGGCAAAACAGTTGCAGTTACAAGTAGGAATTTTGCCAACTATCGCGGACTGCTTGGATGGGCTACGAACGCTGTCTGATATGCACCAGGCTGA GTATGCGCTAAAATCATCGATCATCTCTTTGTTGACATGGACAAGCAG TTCAAGTGACATCGCTGCAATGCGTCAACTCTTGGTAGAGCAACCGAACATACCAAAAGATGAAG TGCAATCTATTTTTGACATTATATTTGCTGATGAAATTTGTTAA
- the LOC123181640 gene encoding uncharacterized protein isoform X2: MMEDSSTRSHVSEGNRLGYVRSESMDSAGHPSAARSGSLLSRRSSRPSSRGSISLSREMGDSILNSMRHSLQSADQLLGDADSSALAQVIDSGDRVLALEDEADEDMANTLDQHKFGPVRDNRIHGYSSHVTGLPAPESSLEPKGESSSGKVEQYVLSRRLDYASYLIHLAAFGLFGVFTRYGLQKLFGPGCLALTSNQSPLYLDLPSNMLGSFLMAWFGIIFKTDIRHISEHLIVGITTGYMGSLTTFSGWNQAMVSMSSKDHWAYAIAGIVLGMFIVNESIRVGAETGERLRSWILKCIKENSSIGSTCNWEHLKVNTRTKHFVLIAVMMILLSFVWVLSIVLAIIKVRNLDDGAVLWLGCSVAPPGVWLRWYLARLNGQGIGKQRSLKWLPIGTLVANVLAAGEYKAFDNCS; the protein is encoded by the exons ATGATGGAGGACTCTTCAACTAGGAGCCATGTTTCTGAGGGGAATCGGCTGGGCTATGTAAGAAGTGAATCCATGGATTCCGCTGGCCATCCTTCGGCTGCTAGGTCAGGCTcactgctaagcaggagaagtagCAGGCCCAGTTCAAGGGGATCCATCAGCCTCTCTCGTGAGATGGGCGACTCGATCCTGAACTCAATGAGGCATTCCCTTCAGTCAGCAGACCAGTTGCTAGGTGATGCTGATAGCTCGGCTTTGGCTCAGGTCATTGACAGTGGTGACCGAGTGCTAGCCTTGGAAGATGAGGCCGATGAAGATATGGCAAATACATTGGATCAACATAAGTTCGGTCCTGTCCGAGATAATCGAATCCATGGCTACAGCTCACATGTCACAGGTCTGCCAGCACCTGAGTCTTCTCTGGAGCCAAAGGGCGAGAGCTCATCAGGCAAG GTTGAACAATATGTGCTTTCTCGGAGGCTAGATTATGCTTCTTACCTGATCCATTTAGCTGCCTTTGGATTATTTGGG GTATTTACAAGGTATGGGCTCCAAAAGCTGTTCGGCCCAGGCTGCCTGGCACTCACCTCCAACCAAAGCCCGTTGTACCTTGATCTTCCATCAAACATG CTAGGATCCTTCCTGATGGCCTGGTTTGGGATCATCTTTAAGACAGACATTCGGCACATATCTGAACATCTCATTGTTGGAATCACAACCGGATACATGGGAAGCCTTACCACCTTCAGTGGGTGGAATCAAGCGATGGTTAGCATGTCTTCCAAAGACCATTGGGCATATGCCATAGCTGGCATAGTATTAG GAATGTTCATCGTCAATGAGTCCATCAGGGTGGGCGCCGAAACAGGTGAGCGCCTACGAAGCTGGATCCTGAAATGCATCAAGGAAAATAGTTCAATAGGAAGCACATGTAACTGGGAGCACCTGAAAGTCAACACTAGGACTAAACATTTTGTGCTTATAGCAGTTATGATGATTTTGCTTTCTTTTGTGTGGGTTCTGAGCATCGTGTTGGCCATAATAAAGGTGCGCAATCTTGATGATGGCGCTGTACTATGGTTGGGGTGCTCGGTTGCGCCTCCGGGCGTTTGGTTACGCTGGTACTTGGCAAGGCTCAATGGCCAGGGAATCGGCAAACAGAGATCCCTCAAATGGCTGCCCATTGGGACACTTGTAGCCAATGTTCTTGCTGCAG GTGAATACAAAGCATTCGACAACTGTTCTTAA